A section of the Paenibacillus odorifer genome encodes:
- a CDS encoding PHP domain-containing protein produces the protein MGILREEWENAGNLPAKDVCDLHTHTQASDGMQPPAENVRLAKEKGLSAVAITDHDTVAGVKEACEAGDKYGITVVPGVEISTRAGGKDIHVLGYYVDPENEQFLSRLEGLRDTRALRNEAIITKLQDLGIAITLEQVIAGIGRELKPDESIGRPHIADELVRLGAATDMRDAFNKYLAEGAAAYVSPPRITPEEACEWIIEAGGSPVLAHPGLYGDDLLVRDILEQGAFKGIEVYHSDHGPAEEERYQVMAEDYNLLITGGSDFHGARQGVIFHGDIGSVTVSTEVLKYLNKKA, from the coding sequence ATGGGGATTCTGCGGGAAGAGTGGGAGAATGCAGGCAACCTACCTGCGAAGGATGTATGCGACCTCCATACCCATACTCAAGCCTCTGACGGCATGCAGCCACCAGCGGAGAATGTACGACTTGCTAAGGAGAAGGGGCTAAGCGCTGTTGCCATTACGGATCATGATACAGTGGCTGGCGTGAAGGAAGCCTGTGAAGCAGGGGATAAGTACGGAATAACCGTTGTGCCTGGTGTAGAGATCAGTACGCGTGCTGGTGGCAAAGACATTCATGTGCTGGGCTATTATGTTGATCCTGAGAATGAACAATTTCTCTCACGTTTGGAAGGGCTAAGAGATACCCGGGCACTTAGAAATGAAGCGATAATTACCAAGCTGCAAGACCTTGGTATTGCGATTACCTTGGAACAGGTTATAGCGGGGATCGGGCGGGAATTGAAGCCTGATGAAAGCATCGGCCGGCCACATATTGCCGACGAGCTGGTTCGGCTTGGGGCAGCTACCGATATGAGAGATGCCTTCAACAAGTATTTGGCCGAGGGTGCAGCGGCCTATGTGTCACCTCCTAGAATCACACCGGAGGAAGCTTGCGAGTGGATCATTGAGGCAGGAGGGTCTCCAGTATTAGCCCATCCGGGTTTGTACGGGGATGACCTTCTGGTGCGAGATATTCTGGAGCAAGGCGCTTTTAAAGGGATTGAGGTCTATCACTCTGATCATGGACCTGCGGAAGAAGAACGTTATCAAGTTATGGCTGAGGATTATAATCTGTTAATAACCGGAGGTTCTGACTTTCATGGTGCCCGTCAAGGCGTGATTTTTCACGGGGATATCGGCAGTGTTACGGTTTCTACAGAAGTACTGAAGTATTTAAACAAAAAGGCATGA
- a CDS encoding Rqc2 family fibronectin-binding protein, producing the protein MALDGIVTRAIVHELQSFIGARIGKIYQPNNHDLIFNLRGAGGGGKLLLSANPTYPRVHFTERNSINPSEAPMFCMLMRKHCEGGTIESITQVGMERIIHINVKTRDELGDVFAKKIIIELMGRHSNIILTDLSSGTIIDGIHHVTPSISSYRIVMPGIAYTEPPQQHKLNPLEIGQEQFLNLISAAEEAALIEDVEEETEPEEIIEGELANLITKDAVEQKPDGSGGPSPSADPVGWMVHAFSGMSPLIAGEIALRLRNTLDKGEVTESEAAFPTQLWVAFHSVMGSVRDNEFSPVAGANAKGKMIFSAIPLTLLGESAKHYNSISECMEDYYGDKAERDTVKQRVSDLIRFLSNERSKNVKKLANLQKDLDEAQDADRYRIWGELLFASLHAVSKGDKEVSLVNYYDENQAEMVVPLDPLLNPSDNAQRYFKKYNKYKNSLLVINEQLLKTHEEILYMESLLQQLAHASLNDIEEIRDELVSQGYLRDRSKKGKKKKKATRPTLQVFTSSEGIDIYVGKNNLQNEYVTNRLASPNDTWLHTKDIPGSHVVIRSEQFGDATLEEAAQLAAYFSQAKQSSSVPVDCTLIRYVRKPSGSKPGFVIYDHQKTLFVTPNEERIKSLPNTLRS; encoded by the coding sequence ATGGCATTAGACGGCATTGTTACCCGAGCTATCGTGCACGAATTGCAATCATTCATAGGTGCACGTATAGGAAAAATATATCAACCGAACAATCACGATTTAATTTTTAACCTGCGCGGCGCAGGTGGCGGCGGCAAGCTGCTGCTCTCTGCTAATCCAACGTATCCTCGGGTGCATTTTACCGAAAGAAACAGCATTAATCCTTCGGAAGCACCCATGTTCTGCATGCTTATGCGGAAGCATTGTGAGGGAGGGACCATTGAAAGTATTACGCAGGTAGGTATGGAACGAATTATTCACATAAACGTCAAGACTAGAGATGAGCTTGGTGACGTCTTTGCCAAAAAGATCATCATAGAACTCATGGGTCGACACAGTAACATCATTCTTACTGATCTCAGCTCTGGAACGATCATAGACGGCATTCATCATGTAACTCCATCGATCAGCAGCTATCGGATTGTGATGCCCGGCATCGCCTATACAGAGCCGCCACAGCAACATAAGCTGAACCCTTTGGAGATTGGTCAGGAGCAATTTCTCAATTTAATCTCGGCTGCTGAAGAAGCTGCACTGATAGAGGATGTTGAGGAGGAGACTGAGCCAGAAGAAATCATTGAGGGTGAGCTTGCTAATCTGATCACAAAAGATGCAGTAGAGCAAAAACCTGACGGCTCTGGCGGTCCTTCTCCCTCAGCTGACCCCGTGGGCTGGATGGTACATGCTTTCAGCGGAATGAGCCCACTGATTGCTGGTGAAATTGCTCTTCGTCTGAGAAACACCCTGGATAAAGGCGAAGTCACAGAATCCGAAGCAGCATTTCCGACACAATTATGGGTTGCCTTCCATTCTGTAATGGGATCCGTACGCGATAACGAATTTTCTCCTGTTGCAGGTGCAAACGCAAAAGGTAAGATGATTTTTTCTGCGATCCCCTTAACACTTCTGGGTGAGAGTGCGAAACATTACAACTCCATCAGTGAATGTATGGAGGATTATTACGGGGATAAAGCCGAGCGCGATACTGTAAAGCAACGGGTGAGTGATTTGATCCGCTTCCTCAGCAATGAACGGAGCAAAAACGTTAAGAAACTCGCTAATTTGCAGAAGGATCTCGACGAAGCTCAGGATGCGGATCGTTACCGCATTTGGGGTGAGTTGCTTTTCGCTTCATTACACGCGGTATCCAAAGGGGATAAAGAAGTCTCCTTGGTCAATTATTATGATGAAAATCAGGCGGAAATGGTGGTTCCGCTCGATCCGTTATTAAATCCTTCGGACAATGCACAACGTTATTTCAAAAAATACAACAAATATAAAAACAGCCTGCTTGTCATTAATGAACAGCTTTTGAAGACGCATGAGGAAATTCTGTATATGGAGAGTCTGCTGCAGCAACTTGCCCACGCTTCCCTCAACGATATTGAGGAGATCCGCGACGAGCTTGTAAGCCAAGGTTATCTGCGAGACCGGAGCAAAAAGGGCAAAAAGAAGAAAAAGGCCACCAGACCCACATTACAGGTCTTCACCTCTTCAGAAGGAATCGATATTTATGTCGGCAAAAATAATTTGCAGAACGAATACGTCACCAATCGACTGGCTTCTCCGAATGATACTTGGCTGCATACCAAGGACATCCCCGGATCACACGTGGTCATCCGAAGTGAGCAATTTGGAGATGCAACGCTGGAAGAAGCCGCTCAGCTTGCCGCTTATTTCAGCCAAGCCAAACAGTCCAGCAGTGTGCCTGTGGACTGTACATTGATCCGCTATGTACGTAAACCAAGCGGTTCCAAGCCGGGATTTGTAATCTATGATCATCAAAAGACACTGTTCGTCACACCCAATGAGGAAAGAATTAAGAGTCTTCCAAATACTTTGAGAAGCTAA
- a CDS encoding calcium-translocating P-type ATPase, SERCA-type — MEQNSWHRLGAEELQKMFNVQPRTGLSDEEAAERRKENGYNELSEGKTVSPFTLLLNQFKDFMVLVLMGATLVSGLLGEYLDAITIIAIILLNGALGFVQEFRAERSLRALKQLSAPSAKVLRGGNSEIIPAKMLVPGDIVLLESGDRIPADVRWLECSALYVEESALTGESLPVSKHSEAIRAEEIPLGDQKNLGFMGTMVTRGTGRAVVIRTGMNTEMGKIADLIQNTDSQETPLQHRLEQLGKILIYVSLGLTIVVVVAGILHGQPATSMFLAGVSLAVAAIPEGLPAIVTIALALGVQRMIKRKAIVRKLPSVETLGCASVICSDKTGTLTQNKMTVTRLWTGGRGLEVTGEGYAPNGQVLEKGKAVDLKHDQSLRRMLQVGALCSNAEIIETFQSEVRGKRKGKDKDAVLEKSADNTSVWELKGDPTEGALVALSGKMGLTAQTLAVTYTREQEFPFDSERKLMSVIVGHPGGRMVCTKGAPDVLLNRCAYMLWEGGVVPCTPTLRQKVLDANEQMASGALRVLGMAYRDMRPNEHVNSEKDAENQLVFIGLAGMIDPPRREVRDAISVTRRAGIKTVMITGDHGTTAEAIAHQLGILQRGGTVLTGAQLTRMDDDELDKISDNVFVFARVSPEHKLRIVKSLQRHGHVVAMTGDGVNDAPAIKAADIGISMGITGTDVTKEASSLVLGDDNFSTIVAAIEEGRNIYENIRKFIRYLLASNVGEILTMFFAMMLGLPLPLVPIQILWVNLVTDGLPAMALGVDQPEKDLMEHKPRGAKENIFARRLGWKIISRGFLIGLCTLGAFWLTLRITPENPAQLIRAQSVAFATLVMAQLIHVFDCRSSRSVFHRNPFQNKYLVLAVLSSVLLMLAVMYVPVLQPVFKTVPLNFREWCLVFVTAGIPTFLMGAGSVWGGKRNRGRSGSNPMIKSTKISA, encoded by the coding sequence ATGGAACAAAACAGTTGGCACCGTCTCGGTGCAGAAGAGCTGCAGAAAATGTTCAATGTCCAGCCAAGGACGGGCCTCAGTGATGAGGAAGCCGCGGAGAGACGAAAGGAGAACGGGTACAACGAGCTGTCGGAAGGAAAGACAGTATCTCCGTTTACCCTGCTGTTGAACCAGTTCAAGGATTTCATGGTGCTTGTGCTCATGGGTGCAACGCTTGTATCCGGGTTGCTAGGCGAATACTTGGATGCCATCACGATCATCGCGATTATCCTACTGAATGGAGCGCTTGGATTTGTTCAGGAGTTTCGCGCCGAACGTTCGCTAAGAGCTTTAAAGCAACTCTCCGCACCTTCTGCCAAAGTGCTACGTGGAGGGAATAGCGAGATTATCCCAGCCAAGATGTTGGTGCCAGGTGATATTGTCTTGCTGGAGAGTGGAGATCGGATTCCTGCCGATGTACGTTGGTTGGAATGCAGTGCTCTATATGTGGAAGAATCCGCACTTACTGGGGAATCATTGCCTGTCTCGAAGCATTCGGAAGCGATCCGTGCAGAAGAGATTCCGCTTGGTGATCAGAAGAATTTAGGCTTCATGGGCACTATGGTGACCAGAGGAACAGGGCGAGCTGTTGTAATCCGTACCGGTATGAACACGGAAATGGGTAAGATAGCGGATCTAATCCAAAATACGGATTCTCAGGAAACACCTTTACAGCATCGGCTTGAGCAGCTAGGAAAGATTCTGATCTACGTATCTCTGGGATTGACAATTGTAGTTGTGGTAGCAGGTATTCTGCATGGACAGCCTGCCACCTCCATGTTCTTAGCTGGTGTGAGCTTGGCAGTTGCCGCGATTCCGGAAGGTCTCCCCGCTATTGTAACTATTGCGCTTGCGCTAGGCGTGCAGCGGATGATCAAACGCAAGGCTATCGTTCGTAAATTGCCGTCAGTGGAAACGTTGGGCTGTGCCTCGGTAATCTGTTCAGACAAGACAGGAACATTAACGCAAAATAAAATGACGGTGACCCGATTATGGACGGGTGGACGTGGTCTTGAGGTAACAGGTGAAGGGTATGCTCCAAATGGACAGGTTCTGGAGAAAGGCAAAGCAGTGGATCTAAAACATGATCAAAGCTTACGGCGGATGTTGCAGGTTGGCGCATTATGCAGCAACGCGGAAATTATTGAGACCTTCCAGTCTGAAGTGCGGGGCAAACGAAAAGGGAAGGATAAGGATGCTGTTCTTGAAAAGTCTGCAGACAACACTTCCGTTTGGGAACTGAAGGGCGACCCGACAGAAGGAGCGCTCGTGGCACTGTCAGGAAAGATGGGACTGACCGCTCAGACGCTTGCCGTAACCTACACTCGTGAACAGGAATTTCCGTTTGATTCTGAGCGGAAGCTGATGTCTGTGATCGTAGGCCATCCGGGAGGACGGATGGTATGTACCAAAGGTGCGCCCGATGTATTGCTGAATCGCTGCGCATATATGCTTTGGGAGGGCGGTGTTGTGCCTTGTACGCCAACTTTGCGGCAGAAGGTGCTTGATGCCAATGAGCAAATGGCTTCAGGAGCCCTTCGTGTGCTAGGTATGGCTTACCGGGATATGCGTCCAAATGAACATGTGAATAGTGAAAAGGATGCGGAGAATCAATTAGTCTTTATTGGCTTGGCAGGAATGATCGATCCGCCACGTCGTGAAGTCCGCGATGCCATCAGTGTCACACGCCGGGCAGGGATTAAGACGGTTATGATTACTGGTGATCATGGAACAACTGCCGAGGCAATTGCTCACCAGCTGGGAATTCTGCAGCGTGGTGGAACGGTGCTGACAGGCGCTCAGTTAACCCGGATGGATGATGATGAGCTGGATAAGATATCGGACAATGTGTTTGTATTCGCCCGCGTATCTCCAGAACATAAGCTTCGGATCGTTAAATCTCTACAACGTCACGGTCACGTAGTGGCTATGACCGGAGATGGAGTGAACGACGCTCCAGCCATTAAGGCTGCAGATATCGGGATATCCATGGGGATCACAGGTACAGATGTGACCAAGGAAGCATCGTCACTTGTTCTCGGGGATGATAACTTCTCAACGATTGTTGCTGCCATCGAAGAAGGCAGAAATATCTATGAGAATATTCGTAAATTCATTCGTTATCTGTTGGCATCCAATGTGGGAGAGATTCTGACTATGTTTTTTGCCATGATGCTGGGTCTGCCTTTACCACTCGTTCCGATCCAAATTCTTTGGGTCAATCTAGTGACGGACGGACTGCCAGCGATGGCACTTGGAGTGGATCAGCCCGAGAAGGATTTGATGGAGCATAAACCTCGTGGTGCGAAAGAAAATATTTTTGCCCGCCGCTTAGGCTGGAAAATTATAAGCCGTGGATTCTTGATTGGTTTATGTACGCTAGGAGCATTTTGGCTAACCTTACGTATAACACCAGAGAATCCTGCACAATTGATTCGGGCACAGTCCGTTGCTTTTGCAACACTAGTTATGGCACAGTTGATCCATGTTTTCGATTGCCGCAGTTCGCGTTCAGTGTTCCACCGCAATCCGTTCCAGAATAAGTATCTAGTGCTTGCCGTGTTGTCATCAGTCTTACTGATGCTGGCCGTAATGTACGTGCCTGTGCTCCAGCCTGTCTTCAAAACAGTGCCGCTCAATTTCCGCGAATGGTGTCTGGTGTTTGTAACAGCGGGGATCCCGACCTTCTTGATGGGTGCCGGCAGTGTTTGGGGTGGCAAACGTAATCGTGGACGCAGCGGCAGTAATCCGATGATAAAAAGTACAAAAATTTCAGCATAA
- the dapF gene encoding diaminopimelate epimerase gives MEFTKMHGLGNDFIVVFGEQELPSNAAELAVTLCNRFFGIGADGLVYILPSERGDFKMRIMNSDGSEAEQCGNAIRCVSKYVYDHGLVSSEQIVIETIGAGEQKVTLNVKDGVVETVTVDMGEPVLSGLQIPVSIDAEPVLAQPIEADGTEFKFTAVSMGNPHCVIYVEDAVNFDLATWGPKLEVHPLFPRKVNVEFATVLDRGRVDMRVWERGAGPTLACGTGACATLVSSVLNDLTDRAAWISLKGGDLYIEWNEEDNHVYMTGPAEVVFTGSVAI, from the coding sequence ATGGAATTCACAAAAATGCACGGCCTCGGTAATGACTTCATCGTTGTTTTCGGCGAGCAAGAGCTGCCAAGTAATGCAGCGGAGCTTGCTGTAACCCTATGCAACCGGTTCTTTGGAATCGGTGCTGACGGACTGGTATATATCCTGCCTTCTGAGCGTGGCGATTTCAAGATGCGTATTATGAATTCTGATGGTTCGGAGGCGGAGCAGTGCGGAAATGCCATTCGCTGTGTCTCTAAATATGTATATGACCACGGACTGGTAAGCTCAGAGCAGATTGTAATAGAAACGATTGGTGCCGGAGAACAAAAGGTTACTTTAAACGTGAAAGACGGTGTTGTGGAGACTGTAACCGTAGATATGGGCGAACCTGTATTGTCCGGTCTGCAAATTCCAGTATCTATTGATGCAGAGCCAGTGCTCGCTCAGCCGATTGAAGCGGACGGAACCGAATTTAAGTTCACAGCGGTATCCATGGGAAATCCTCATTGCGTGATTTACGTAGAAGATGCAGTGAATTTTGATCTTGCCACATGGGGACCTAAGCTTGAGGTACATCCTTTGTTCCCGAGAAAAGTAAACGTTGAATTCGCAACGGTACTGGATCGGGGCAGAGTGGATATGCGTGTCTGGGAACGTGGGGCAGGACCTACGCTTGCCTGTGGCACTGGAGCCTGTGCAACCCTTGTCTCCTCTGTACTGAATGATCTTACAGACCGGGCAGCTTGGATTAGTCTAAAGGGCGGCGATCTCTATATTGAATGGAATGAAGAGGATAATCATGTGTATATGACTGGACCTGCTGAGGTCGTATTCACGGGCAGTGTAGCAATATAG
- a CDS encoding spore germination protein, producing MNINGLTKKNKSGKGQQADPAGPGSGVRLTIHLEQTLNNIITELGDSPDLRIRQVKLGEESVVEAAAVHLNGLAKTETVNQFVMGSLLSITDEMLKESNTAANNNLNDLILNRALEIGEAQLQEDWNEVLLGILSGKTLILIEGYDSGIMCETEGGEARSVTEPSTQLVVRGPKDSFVESLATNVSLIRRRIRSPKLRLEHVKIGAVTQTDVVFMYIKDTADEKLVEEVRKRLQQINVDAIMESGYIEELIQDKTFTPFPTINNSERPDVAATNLLEGRVVIVVDGTPFVLILPAVFTLFFQSASDYAQRFDIAILMRIIRYISFIVLILGPSVYIALTTFHYEMIPTTLLINLLSQRENVPFPAFVEAILMEGAFEIIREAGVRMPRAVGQTVSVVGALILGQAVVEAGIITPVMVIVVALTGIASFAIPAYNMAIAGRIIRFGFLILAGMFGFYGITLGLIVLVAHMNSLRTFGVPYLSPIVPLSSRGQKDAVLRLPLWALGTAEPAPATAQQGNISEGKEITTGHEQNLSPKILDKTKGTQPHKKGKQDSE from the coding sequence TTGAACATCAACGGGTTAACTAAAAAAAATAAATCCGGTAAGGGACAGCAAGCTGACCCGGCAGGTCCAGGTTCTGGAGTGAGATTAACCATTCATCTGGAGCAGACGCTAAACAATATCATAACCGAGCTGGGAGATAGTCCGGATCTTAGAATCCGCCAGGTAAAGCTTGGTGAGGAATCCGTTGTTGAGGCTGCTGCGGTACATCTTAATGGTCTAGCTAAGACAGAAACCGTGAATCAATTTGTAATGGGTTCATTGCTCTCCATAACAGATGAGATGCTTAAGGAAAGTAATACTGCAGCAAATAATAATCTGAATGACCTCATTTTAAACCGTGCCCTGGAAATAGGTGAAGCGCAGCTGCAGGAGGATTGGAACGAGGTGCTGCTCGGAATTCTTTCTGGGAAGACACTGATTCTCATTGAAGGTTATGACAGTGGCATCATGTGTGAGACTGAAGGAGGGGAAGCTCGTTCTGTCACTGAACCCTCCACTCAGCTAGTTGTGCGTGGTCCAAAGGATAGCTTTGTTGAATCTTTGGCTACGAATGTCTCATTAATACGCAGAAGAATAAGATCACCCAAACTAAGACTCGAGCATGTGAAGATCGGGGCGGTAACTCAGACCGATGTGGTTTTTATGTACATCAAGGATACTGCGGACGAGAAGCTGGTTGAAGAAGTTAGAAAACGGCTGCAGCAGATTAATGTAGATGCCATCATGGAATCCGGTTATATCGAAGAGCTGATTCAGGATAAGACCTTTACCCCTTTTCCGACCATCAATAACAGCGAGCGGCCAGACGTTGCTGCAACGAATCTGTTAGAAGGGAGGGTAGTGATTGTCGTTGATGGTACCCCCTTTGTATTGATTTTGCCTGCAGTTTTCACTCTTTTTTTTCAGTCAGCTTCGGATTATGCGCAAAGGTTCGATATTGCAATTCTGATGCGAATTATTCGGTATATCAGTTTTATCGTGCTTATTCTAGGGCCTTCCGTGTATATAGCTTTGACGACGTTTCATTATGAGATGATCCCTACGACTTTGCTGATCAACCTTTTATCGCAACGGGAAAATGTGCCTTTCCCCGCTTTTGTCGAAGCTATTCTAATGGAAGGTGCGTTTGAGATCATCCGGGAAGCGGGAGTAAGAATGCCGCGTGCAGTTGGGCAGACCGTATCTGTAGTAGGTGCTCTGATTCTTGGTCAGGCTGTGGTAGAGGCTGGAATTATTACGCCCGTTATGGTGATTGTGGTCGCGTTGACCGGGATTGCGAGCTTTGCCATTCCAGCGTATAACATGGCGATTGCGGGCAGAATTATCCGCTTTGGTTTTTTGATATTGGCTGGTATGTTTGGTTTTTACGGGATTACACTGGGTTTAATCGTACTGGTTGCACATATGAACAGTCTGCGGACTTTTGGCGTTCCTTATTTGTCTCCAATAGTGCCTTTGTCATCCAGAGGTCAGAAGGATGCCGTCTTAAGGCTGCCTTTGTGGGCGCTTGGCACAGCAGAACCAGCTCCTGCTACTGCGCAGCAAGGGAACATTTCAGAAGGGAAGGAGATCACAACCGGACATGAACAGAACCTATCTCCAAAAATTCTTGATAAGACTAAAGGGACACAGCCGCATAAGAAAGGAAAGCAAGATTCTGAGTAA
- a CDS encoding Ger(x)C family spore germination protein gives MNRTYLQKFLIRLKGHSRIRKESKILSKCNFFLAGLLPCVLICLSLTGCWDSVELNRRAIVSGVSIDRGPTEEEKYVLSFQVIVADEISGKNARGTSPVSVYKGSGRTMFEALANASRQTARFLSLGHIRVVIISEKFAQEGIKDIMDVLERESETRLTSLIFISKGQPASECMTTMTVFGRIPANDLVEKLQTTSKQFGYNYRMEVDDIIRGIQVPGGGPVINGVLVTGDLDQRESNDNLKNISPKTIIKVTGLAAFKEDKLKGWLLGEEAIGTVLLKNKISQMPVLVSIGEKDYISFNVYLSQVHIHADAKDIEHPIFTVNVTQQAGLKESPNGLDLTDPTVLNDLSKLLEKNIQEQIRAAIATARSLKSDYLGFGEAVERANPRGWKQVKDHWESIFETCQINIEADAVIRHTDMRSDSFQSKNK, from the coding sequence ATGAACAGAACCTATCTCCAAAAATTCTTGATAAGACTAAAGGGACACAGCCGCATAAGAAAGGAAAGCAAGATTCTGAGTAAATGCAATTTTTTCTTAGCAGGACTTTTACCTTGCGTATTGATCTGTCTTAGTCTCACAGGCTGCTGGGATAGTGTGGAATTAAACAGAAGAGCCATCGTTTCCGGTGTGTCCATAGATAGAGGACCTACAGAAGAAGAGAAATATGTATTATCCTTTCAGGTTATCGTTGCTGACGAAATCTCTGGGAAGAACGCTAGAGGGACTTCACCTGTTTCGGTTTATAAAGGTAGCGGCCGCACTATGTTTGAAGCATTAGCTAATGCCTCGCGTCAGACTGCACGTTTTTTGTCTTTAGGACATATTAGGGTGGTCATCATTTCCGAGAAGTTCGCTCAAGAAGGCATCAAGGATATCATGGATGTGCTGGAAAGGGAAAGCGAAACCCGGCTGACAAGCCTGATTTTTATTTCCAAGGGACAGCCTGCAAGTGAATGTATGACGACTATGACCGTGTTCGGAAGGATTCCAGCCAATGATTTGGTGGAGAAGCTGCAGACAACCTCTAAACAATTCGGATATAACTATCGGATGGAAGTGGATGATATTATCCGGGGGATTCAGGTTCCTGGTGGGGGGCCTGTGATCAATGGCGTGCTAGTGACTGGAGATTTGGACCAGAGGGAGAGCAACGATAATTTAAAGAACATAAGTCCGAAGACCATAATAAAGGTTACCGGTCTTGCAGCTTTTAAAGAAGACAAGCTTAAAGGATGGCTGCTCGGCGAAGAGGCGATCGGTACCGTTCTACTTAAGAATAAAATATCTCAGATGCCGGTATTGGTCTCGATAGGGGAGAAGGACTATATATCGTTTAATGTGTATTTATCACAGGTACATATCCACGCTGATGCGAAAGATATAGAGCATCCTATCTTCACGGTTAATGTCACTCAGCAGGCTGGATTAAAGGAATCGCCCAATGGCTTGGATCTAACAGATCCAACAGTGTTAAACGATCTTTCGAAGCTTTTGGAAAAGAATATTCAAGAACAGATCCGCGCTGCCATAGCAACTGCCCGTTCATTAAAAAGTGATTATCTAGGTTTCGGTGAAGCAGTAGAAAGAGCTAATCCACGTGGCTGGAAACAAGTAAAAGATCATTGGGAGAGTATATTTGAAACCTGCCAGATTAATATCGAGGCTGATGCTGTGATCAGGCATACGGATATGCGAAGTGATTCCTTTCAATCCAAGAATAAGTAA
- a CDS encoding GerAB/ArcD/ProY family transporter: MGKIKIGLLQFFTLTLLFELGTALVVNLGMESGKDAWISILLGNLIGLIVFSGYTYLYRKFPDLPLTAYTRKLLGKSLGTVISVLYITLFLNLAGRDLRDGSSMLVMATMHRTPLFIISTLMILSSAYVLHKGVEVLSRTSLVFATLVMLIGIFCSIMLMLSGSINLNRLLPIFENGFQPVIDSVIRQNYMFPFGEMICFTMLMPYLNNVKKGPWVIAAGIFVSGLLLSLTMMLNISVLGTDIVKRSPLPLMPTISKISISDFIQRVDILIVMVLIIGVFFKMSVFFAAALIGISELFKIPYRRMVYPCALIILFSSMLNARSFTEHINEGGRLLYTIFPFFMVLIPVILIIVAAIRSHLSPPRSG, encoded by the coding sequence ATGGGAAAGATAAAAATAGGACTACTCCAATTTTTCACGTTGACTTTGTTGTTTGAGCTGGGAACAGCGCTGGTAGTGAATCTTGGGATGGAGTCTGGTAAAGATGCGTGGATTTCCATACTCCTCGGAAATTTGATCGGTTTGATTGTATTTTCGGGGTACACTTATTTGTACAGAAAGTTTCCGGATCTCCCCTTAACGGCTTATACCCGCAAGCTATTGGGAAAATCCTTAGGTACGGTGATTTCCGTTCTCTACATTACCCTATTCCTCAATTTAGCGGGTCGTGATTTACGGGATGGCAGTTCCATGCTGGTTATGGCTACTATGCACCGCACACCTTTGTTTATTATTTCAACGTTGATGATCTTATCTTCTGCGTATGTTTTGCATAAAGGAGTAGAGGTATTATCCCGAACTTCATTGGTATTCGCAACTCTTGTAATGCTGATAGGAATATTTTGCTCGATCATGCTGATGTTATCGGGCTCAATTAATTTGAATCGATTACTTCCTATTTTTGAGAATGGGTTCCAGCCTGTGATTGATTCTGTTATTCGCCAGAACTATATGTTCCCTTTTGGTGAAATGATTTGTTTTACCATGCTAATGCCCTATCTGAACAATGTTAAAAAAGGTCCTTGGGTCATCGCCGCGGGGATATTTGTTTCAGGTTTGCTCTTAAGTCTGACTATGATGCTGAATATTTCCGTGCTTGGCACAGATATAGTGAAACGGTCACCCCTCCCTCTGATGCCCACGATTAGCAAGATTTCAATCTCCGATTTTATTCAACGTGTGGATATTCTAATTGTTATGGTGCTGATTATCGGCGTTTTTTTCAAAATGTCTGTGTTTTTTGCGGCCGCACTTATAGGAATTTCGGAATTGTTCAAGATTCCTTACCGGAGAATGGTCTATCCCTGTGCTCTGATCATTCTGTTCAGCTCGATGTTGAATGCGCGGAGCTTTACTGAACATATTAATGAGGGGGGGAGATTGTTATATACGATTTTCCCCTTCTTTATGGTGTTGATCCCTGTAATTCTTATCATCGTTGCGGCGATAAGAAGTCATCTTTCCCCGCCACGTTCTGGTTGA